Within bacterium, the genomic segment ACCGCCCCCCGTGTTGATGCCCGCGGTGACCGTCGCGCCGTCGAAACGGAGCCGGTCGACGAGGCCGTCGCCGTTGATGTCGACCAGCTCTTCCGCGACCTCCCCGTTCACCCAGCTCGAGGCGGCGCCTCCGGCGAACGAGAAGTCGCCCACGTTGAACCCCAGCCCCAGCCCGAGATTGTGCTCGTTGCTCGCACTCGCGTTGGGGGTGCCCGTGCCCCACGTCTCGAAAGCCCCGAAGCGGTAGCCGAGGTTCAGGGCGGCCTGGAGGATGCTGTCCGTGCGGCCGTCGCCGTCGTTGTCGACGGACAGGGGCACACGCCGCACGCGATCGGGCAGACCGTCGCCGTTCACGTCGACGAGGTCCTCCTCGAGGTCGAAGTCGCCCTCGCCGAACTCGGCGTCGAAGCTGAGTTCCATCCCCATCTCGACCTTCTGCGCGCCGTTGCCCTTGCCCTTGCCGGCGGGCGGCTTCGCGGCCGCCTTCCCGCCCCTGGCCTTCGCGGCGTGGCCCGCGGCGGCCCCGCCCTTGCCCTGCGCGTCGCCCGGCGTGAGGCTGAGGTCCGCGCCGAGGCCGACGTTCCAGCTGTCGATGCCGGTGCGCCGCACCTCGTCACCCGCAAAGCCGTCGACGGCCGTCTTCGCCGCTTCCAGGGCGCCGAGCGGCGAGGTGTACTGGACGTGCCCGCCGCTGACCACGTCGGGAAAGAGATCGCCGTTCATGTCGAGGTAGTCGACGTCGCCGGTGGTCCAGGCGTCGATCGTCTTCGAGAACCCCGCGATGAAGAAGCCGCCGCCGGCAACGGCCTGGAAGGACGTGCTGTGGCGCCGCACGGCCGGCCCGAGCGCCAGGCCGCCGGAGCCGGGCACGCGGACGTCGTCCGCGCCGAGCCGCGAGGGACTCACCAGGCCCGCCGCCGCCCACGTCCGGTCGTCCGGCCCGAGCCAGATCGACGTCGCAGGCCACGGCATGAAGGGCCAGGCCGGCGCCCGTCTCGGATCGTACGCGGAGCCGTTGCCGTAGCCCCCCGCGTCGTAGGCGCCGACGACCTGCTCGTCGATCGGCCGCGCCGCCCGCTCGCGGTTCCCGTTGTACCCGAAGACGCTCCAGCCGCGGTGCGGGAGCGCGTGGAGCAGTCCCGGATGCTCCGAGCCGCGCAGGATGCCGGGGAGCGTGAACGCTGTCGGGCCGTGGGCCGGCGGGTCGATGCTGGCGGGGTCGTAGGCAACGCTCACGGGGTAGGCCGCCTGCGGGAACAGCTCCGAGAGCTCCGGGCTGAACACCGAGTAGTCGAAGAAGAGCGAGTCGCCCTTCGTGACCGCGAAGCTCACGGAGGCGTCGGACGCCACGCACACCTGGCCCTGGAGCGCCACCTGGAGCACCGCCTTCGCCACCAACTCGCCGGGGCGCTTCACGGTGAAGACGACCTGCCCCTCCGGACACGTGAAGAGAAACGGCGGGACGGGCACGCCGACGCTCGCGGTCACCCGGCCGGTGTAGGGCGCGATCCACGGCTCCTGCGGAGCGCCCGGTCCGGGGCGGGTGTAGCCGTCGATGTCGTAGGGCGGGTTGAGCTGGAAGATCGGATTGCCGTTCCGGTCGACCAACGCGCCGGGCACGGACGCGGCCGTGTAGTAGAGCCGCGGAGCCCAGGAAATCCGCGTGAGGTCGATCGGCGAGTCGGTCTGCACCCGCAGCAGGACCCACCCGCGCGCCGTCACCGGGATGTCGAGGGTCGGCGCGATCTCGGCCGTCTCGTCCCAGGCCACGGGTTGCGAGAGCAGGAGGCTGCCGGGGTCGTTGGCATCCGCCCCGTAGTAGACCTGGATGGCGACGTCATCGCTCGTCGGGCCCGTCTTCCGGAAGGCGCCGTCGAGGCGCACCGTCCCGTCCACGGGGAGCCAGACCCTGGCGCCGCGCCGGCCGGCGAGGACGAAATCCCCCGACGCGCTGTAGTGGTAGGGGTCGAGGAGGTTCGCGTCGGCCGGGGCCTGCCCGGCGCGGTAGTCGATCGCCGGCTCCCAGCGCACTTCGTCGCAGGCGCCGTTCGCCACCGACTGGACGCGGAAGTAGATGCGGTCGCCGGCCCGGACCTGGACGTTGCCCACGTCGCGCGGCGACACGGGGCCGCCCGCCGGCGGGATGTCCGCCGCCCACAGCTCGTCGCCGTTGTGCTGGATCGCGACGCGGACCCCATCGGCGGCGGCGTATCGCTCGCAGCCGCCACCGCCGGCCAGCGCCGCGGCCCCGGTGATCGCAACCCTGCCGTCCCACGGCGCGACCCAGCGCCGGACCGTGTCGACGAGCGGGTAGTTGTCGACCAGGACGTCCGCGATCGGGACGCACACGTCGCCGGGGGTCGGGCAGTCGAAATCGACGACGCACGGCCCCAGACCGGTCCTGCAGGCGCGGCGATCGCCGAGGATGCCGGCGGTGTCGACGGCGCTGGCGGCGATGGGCACGGGCGTGTCGCTGCTGTCGGTGTCGAAGGACGGCGAGCCGCCCGCGCCCCGGTGGTTGAAGTGGACCTGGCCGGCACCGGCGTCCACGAGGTCGATGAGCCCGTCGCCGTTGGCATCGGCCAGATAGTTCGACTGGTCGGCCCAGGTCCAGGCATTGCTCTCCAGCCCCTGGAGACCCGCGTGCACCTCGGGACCGAAGAAGAAGCTGCTGGTGGACTCGGTGGCGATGGCCGGCAGGCCGGGGATCTCCGCCCGCTCGCCGAACGTGACGGCTGCGCCGGCCGCCGGCCCGGACGTGTTCGGCCGGTAGTAGAGCCTGCCGCCGTCCTCGAAGAGCTTGTCCGGGAGACTGTCGCCGTCGACGTCAACGAGCTCCAGCAGGCCCCGCGAGTCCGACCAGTGGCCGCCGACGCTGAACCCGGCCGAGCCGAACTTCTGCGGAATCCAGAGGTTGAAGCCGCCGTAGACGGAAAAGCCGCCCGCGTCGGACACCCCGCTGCTGATCGCCCCGGAGGAGACGGGCAGGGGCAGATACTCGCCGAGATTGTCGTACCCGGTGTTCCACGTCTGCTTCTCGCCGAAACCCGCGTAGCCGCCCGCCGGGGCGCTCACCTCGTCGTAGTACCCGAACGTGTGAGTGTGGAACGCCGCGCCGTCCTGGCCGCGCTGCGTGACCGAGCTCAGGAGGGTCTTCTCGAAGGCGCCGGTGACATAGGAGAAGTCGTAGCTCCGGACCACCGACGGCGCCCGCGAGACGGGGTCCTCGAACGTCACCTCGACGCGGCGCAGCAGCTCGCCGGTCACCCGCTTGAAGCCGCCGAGCGCGTCGATCACCGCATCGGGGCGAGGTGTGTCGCCGGCACGGTCGCGCACGAAACTCACGGCGTAGGGGCCCGGCTCGCCCTGGAAGCCGGTGTAGCGCACGGACTTCAGGTAGAGGTCGTGGCCGGGCTCGGTTCCTTGCGCCAGGCCGGTGCTCTCGACCCGCTCGTACTCGAAGAGGACCGTGTTGCCGTGGGTGTCCCTGATCTCGCGGAGAGCCCAGACGAAGACGTTGCCGCCGTTGAGGACCGGATCGTCGGTCAGGACGGCCCCGCTCTCGAAGCCGCCGGCGGCGCGGCGCCCGCCGTAGGAGTAGACCGTGCCGTCGGTGTCGGTGACCTCCCACCAGCAGGCCCCCGGCCCGGCGCCGTGCCGGACGATTCTGTCGAACGCCCCCTCCACCCTGGCGTGAAACACTCTGTCGCCCGCGGCCCGCGGCAGCGGGTCGGCCCGATGGGCCAGCGGCGTGAGCTGCCGCCCTTCGAGAAGGTAGGTCTCGGTCTCGTGCGTGGGGCTGTAGCGCGGCACCCCCCAGCGGGTGTCGACGGTGATCATCGGTGCGGAGAGGTTCCAGCCAAGGCCAAGCCAGCCGTTGCCCGCTCCGGAGGAATACGCCACCTCGAGGCGCGGCTGCATGCCGCGACGCCCGGGTGGGATCTCCAGGGGATAGGACAGGGCGGCCTCGCCGAGGCTGTTCGCCTCGGGCGCCGCGATCAGGTTGATGCCGGCGGTCGGGTCCGGCTCCGCCAGCGCCTCCAGGCGCGAGCCGTCGAGGAGCAGGGGCACGATGCCGGCGGGGTCCGGGCCCGCCATCCCCGGCGGCGCGGCCGCCTGCGCAGCGGGAGACCCGAGCGCCATGGCGAGCACGAGCAACGGCGCCGACAGCGCGAGCGAGCGAAAGGACTTCCTGCGACAAGAGCTCCGCGAATGCATGACCGCACCTCCACGGCGAGAAACCAACGGAAGCGGCGCCGCCGGCGTGCCGGTTCCGGGCTGATCGAGCGTCGGGCGGTACCTCGCGACCCGGGCGGGCGCGAATCTGTGCCACGACCGCATCCGGTCGCAAGAGAGGAATTAAGTATACGCTCTGGGATTTGGCAGCGTCAACGCTGTCGCGGCCCGAGCGAAGGGCCGTCACGGGATCTCGCCGGTCCGGCGCTCCCGGTCAGGGCCTGAAGGAAAGCCCCGCGAGCACCGCGAGCTGGCCCAGCGTCCGGCCCTCGCCCCCCGCCGTGCACCCACCGCTGGCGCCGGAGGAGACGCAGAAGATCCCTCCGCTGTCCGCGATGAACGTGAGGTAGCCCCTGCCCTCCAGCCGCAGCTCCACCCTGTCGGAGAGCGGGACCTTGACGCCGCCGCCGAGCGAGAGGGAAAAGTTGCTGCTCGAGCCGCGCCCGTCCGGCACGAGCGCCGTCAGTCCCAGGCCGCCGACGAGGAACGGCCGCACCGTCCCCTCGCCGAACTCGGTCAGGCCGCCGACGTGCACGTAGTGAATGTCCAGGCCGCGCCGCAGGTTCCTGCCCGATGCGTCGTCCCCGCTCAGCTCCGTCTTCTGGAATCCGTAGACGACCTCGTAGGAGGCGCCAGTCCACGCGGGAAGATCGAGGACGACGCCGAAGCCCGCCGCGGAGCCGATGCGCAGGACGTCGCCCGTCGCGCGCTCCAGCAGGCTGCCGCCCGAGACGTAGCCGGCCCAGGGCGTCACCTGGCGCCCCGTCGCCGCCGCCGCTGGTCCTGCCAGCAGCGGGAGCAGCAGCCCGAGCGTCAAATACGGCGCCACTCGGCCGAGCCGTCCGCCAGGCCGGGAGTTCTCCGCCCCGCCGCACATGCCTTGATTGTTCGAGCCGCGGCGAGCGAAGTCAAGGACGGCCTCTGGTAGCATGGGCGCCATGGCCGTCATGACGCCGCCGTCGCCGCCGCTGTGGCGGCCGGGCTGGTTCGCGGAGAAGCACCTCTTCGAGGCGCTGCAATCGGGCCTCGGCGAGGAGTGGCACGTGTTCCACGACTACGCGTACCTCGGCGCGGAGCACCCGGCCGAGGGGGCGATCGACTTTCTCGTCGTCCACCGCGAGCACGGGCTGCTGGCGATCGAGTGCAAGGGCGAGGGCGTGCACCTGCGGGGCGACGGCACCTGGATGCGCCTGCTCGCCGGCGGCCGCGAGGAACCGCTCGGCGAGAGCCCCTTCCGGCAGGCGCAGCGCCACATCAAGGAGCTGGTCGGCGAGCTGCGCCCGAAGGTCGCCGCCCTCTTCCCGGGGCTCGGGGGCGCCTTCCCGTTCGTGCACGGGCACGCGGTGGCGCTCCCCGCGACCTCGGCGGCCGACGTCGGGCCGCTGCCCGCCGAGGTCTCCCCGAAGATCCTGCTCGACGCCGCGGACCTCGGGCGCCTGGACCGGCGGATCCCCGAGATCCTCGCCTGGTGGGGCTCCGGCCGCGGGCCGGTGCGCCCCCTCGACGAACGCGAGTTCCGCCAGTTCCGCAAGCACGTGCTGCTGCCGCGCTGGAAGCTCGCCCCCAGCTTCGGCGCCCGGCTCGAGCTGGAGGACCAGGCGCTCGTGCGCCTCAGCGGCGAACAGGCCGAGGTGCTGCGCAGCCTCGTGTCCGCCCCGCGCCTGTGCGTGCGCGGCGGCGCCGGCACCGGCAAGACGCTGCTGGCGCTGGAGGTCGCACGCGCCGCGGCGCTCGCGGGGCGACGCGTCCTGCTCACCTGCTTCAACATCGCGCTGGCGCGCTGGCTGGCCGGGACCGTCGCGGACTGGGGGCCGCTGGCCGGGCGAGTGCGCGCGGCCAACTTCCACGACCTGTGCCGCGAGGCCGCCGAGGCGGTCGGGGACGTGCCCCCGGCGCCCGCGCCAGGCGACAAGCGCGCCGCGGACGAGTACTGGAACGTGCAGCTGCCCGCGCGGTTGCGCGCCGCGCTGGCCGCCGGGAAGCTGCCGCGCTACGACGCGGTGGTCGTCGACGAAGGGCAGGACTTCCTGCGCGACTGGTTCGACCTGCTCGAGGGGTGCCTGCGCGACCCGCGGGCGGGGGAGTTCGTCATCTTCCACGACCCCGCGCAGGACATCTTCGGCACCGGCTGCCTCATGCCCCCCTTCCCCACGGTCGCGCTCGGCGTCAACTTCCGCAACACGCGCCGCATCGCCGAGTACCTGGGCACCCTCGCCGAGCGCGCGGCCCCGGCGTTCTCGCGCAGCCCCGAGGGCGAGCCGCCGGTGCTCCACCGCCAGCCGCGCGGCGGGGCGGCCGCGGCCGAGGCGGTCGACCGGCTGGTGGCGGAGCTCGTCGACGAGAAGCGGATCGCCCCCGGGCGGATCACGATCATCGCGCCGCACACGAAGGAGAACACCTGCCTGCGCGGGCTGGACCGCATCGGCGGCCAGAGCATCTCCACCGACCCCATGGACCGCGCCGGGGCGGTGCTCTGCACCACGATCGGCAAGTTCAAGGGGCTGGAGTCCGACGTCGCGGTCCTCGTCGACGCGCGCGAGGACGACCTCTTCGAGGGCCGCGCGTTCCTCTACGCCGCAGCCTCGCGCGCGCGGCTGGCGCTGCACGTCTTCCGGGCGGAGTGACCGCGAGGCCCTGCGCCCGGAGGCAGCCATTGCCGCCTGCGGTCCCGAGGCCTATAATTTCTCCATTGAGCGCGGGACGTTCCGGTGCCGGGGACCCGGGACGGTCGGATCGCGTCCCGTCGAAGCGCCGCGGCCGCGGCGCCCAAGGGGAGGGTCGGATGATGGCCGGAACAGGACCGCGTTGCGCCCGTTCGCTCCGCTTCTGGTTACTCGCGCTGCTGCTCGCCGGCGGGATCGCTCACGCCGGCGCCGCACGCGCCGGGGAGCAGGCCTTCATCCGCACCGGCACGAGCGCGCTGACCGCGTTCGACGCCGCGGACTTCGTCCCGCTCGGCAGCGTCCCGCTCACGGGGACCTCGCTCTGGGGGTTGGCAACGTCGCCGGCCACGCAGCGGCTGTACGCCTTCGACATCAACACCCAGACCGTCCTGGCGGTCGACGTCGTCCGCCGCGCCGTGGTCGAGACGATCCCCCTGACGGAGCTGCGCTTCACCCCCTACGGGATGGCCGTGAGCGCCGACGGCAAGCGGCTCTACTTCGCCGCGCAGAACAGGGCGCTGGGGCTGATCGCAATCGACCTGGAGCGCCGGCTGCTCATGGCTGAGGTCGCCGTGCCGTACGCGCAGCGTGTCGTGCCGCACCCGACGCTGGACAAGCTCTGGGTGACCACGAAGACCGGGGAGCTCTTCACGCTCAGGGCCTCGGACCTGAGCATCCTCGCGCACCAGCAGCTCCAGGGGGCGGAGATCGCCCTGAGCGACGACGGCGCCAGGCTCTACCTCACCGGCGACCGCAGCAGCCTCCTGGTGATGGACGCGGCGACGGACGCCGTCCTCGGACAGATCCCGACCGGATTCCACGCGACGGCCTTCCGCATCGCCGGCCGGTGGGCGTATCTCGGCCACAAGGAGCTGGGCGTCCTCCGGGTGATCGACCTTGTCGACGGCCACCTCGAGACGGACATCACCCTGGACACGGGCCAGTACGTGAGGGTCGGCGGCATCGACGCGACCGCGGACGGCTCCCGCGTCGTGGTGCTCCTCGACAACAACCTGCGCTACAAGTTCGCCGTGGTGGACGGGGCGGCACACACGCTCCTCGGCCTCCACGAGGGGGTCAGCGGGTCCGTCTACTGCTCGTCGAGGTTCGTCATGCCGGTGACTGTCCCGCAGAGCGTCTTCACCGTGAACAGCACGGCCGACGTTCCGGACGCGGCCCGCGGCGACGGCGTCTGCGAGACGGCCGCGGGCAACGGGGTGTGCACCCTGCGCGCCGCCGTCCAGGAGGGGAATGCCGCCGCCGGCACGGCCCTGATCGAGGTGCCGGCGGGCGAGTACGCGCTGTCCATCCCCGGGGCCGACGAGGACGGGGGCGCCACCGGCGATCTCGACGTCAGCGGCCGACTGACCATCCACGGCGCCGGCAGCGAGACCACGGTCGTCGACGGCGGCGCGCTCGACCGCGTGCTCGATGTGGCCGCCGGCGGCTCACTGGGGCTCGCGGGCGTCACCGTGCGCAACGGGCGGCTGCCGTTCCGGGGCCAGGCGTCCCTCGAGAACGGAGGGGGCGCGGGACTGCGCAACCAGGGCGTGCTCACGCTGTCGGGGGTCGCCGTCGCGGACAACCGCACCGAGGGCTTCGGCGGCGCCGGTGTGCACAGCACGGGCGTGCTGCGCGCGGAGGACTGCACGTTCAGCGGGAACTCATCCGTCGGTTCAATCTGCTGGCTCGACATCCTCGGCAACCAGGTCTGCGGCGAGTCGGGCGGCGTCGCCGCCGTCTACGCCAGGCAGGCGGAGATCAGGGACAGCCGGTTCACGGCGAACGCGAGCGCTGTCGCGGTCCGCATCGATGGGTCGCTCGAGCGCTGCGTGGTCAGCGACAACGAGGCACGAGGCGTCGTGGCGACCTCGGTCAGCCGCAGCACGATCAGCGGCAATCGGGGGCCGGGCTGCAGCGCCGGCCTCGTCACGGACTCGACGGTGAGCGGCAATGTCAACACCGACCCTGACGGGTGCGGGGGCGGGATCGCGTGGCTGGAGCCCTACCACAAGCTCGTGGTGGCGCGCTCCACGATCAGCGGCAACGCGGCGTCCCGCGGCGGCGGAGTGTGCGCCCAGTTCTTCGAGATGGAGAACGCCACGGTGAGCGGCAACGCGGCGACCGGAGACGGCGGCGGCATCTTCGTCAGGGAATACGACGAGTGGAACCACGTCCGCAACTGTACGATCACCGGCAACACCGCGGACAGCGACGGCGACGGCTCCGGGGACGGCGGCGGCATCTTCAACCAGCACCCGGACACCTACTACGACACGCACCTGACCAACACGATCCTTGCCGGCAACGTGGATCGAGGCGGGCAGGCGCCCGACTGCGCGGGGTATCTCGGCAGCAGTCAGTTCAACCTCGTCGGCGACGCGGCGGGCTGCGGCTTCGACGCGCTCGAGTGGGACGTCGTGGGGAGCCCGGAGTCCCCGATCGATCCGGGGCTCGCCCCGCTGGCCGACAACGGAGGCCCCACGGCGACGCACGCGCTGCTGGCGGGCAGCCCGGCGGTCGACGGCGGCCACCCCTACATCTTCCCGGCCACCGACCAGCGTGGCGTGGCCCGCCCGCAGGACGGCGATCTTGACGGCACGGCACACAGCGACATCGGGGCGTTCGAGCTTGCGCCGCTGTCCTGGAAGATCACCGCCGCGGCCGGCCCCAACGGCAGCATCACGCCGGTCGGGGAGGTGGTCGTCGCCGACGGCGGGAGCAGTATCTTCGCCATCGCCCCCGACGCCCGTTACCGCGTGGCGGACGTGCTTGTCGACGGCGCCTCCGTCGGGCCGGTGAACACCTGGTCGTTCGACGAGGTTTCCGCCGACCACACGATCACGGCGACCTTCGAGGCCGAGCCCGTGCTCTGGACGATCGCGGCCTCGGCGGGGCCCAACGGCAGCATCACGCCGGCGGGCGCCGTGGTCGTGCCCGACGGCGGGAGCAGGAGCTTCGCCATCGCCCCCGACACCCACTACCACGTGGCGGACGTCCAGGTGGACGGCGCCTCGGTGGGCCCGGTGAACGCCTTGTACTTCGACGGCGTCACCGCGGACCACATCGTCGCGGCCACCTTCGCGATCGACACCTACACGGTAACCGCCAACGCGTGGGTCAACGGGAGCATCTGGCCGAAGGGGAGGATCACGGTCCCCCACGGCGGCTCGGTGACTTTCCGGGTAGTGCCGAGGGCGGGGTATCGGGTCGCACGACTCGTCGTCGACGGCAGGAACGTGGGCCCGCGGACGTGGTTCAGGATCAGCGGCTGCTCGGGCAACCACTCGATCCAGGCGAGGTTCAGCAGGATCTACTAGCCGCGGTCTGGCCTGCCCCGGCGGGACCCCTCACATCTCGCGCGCCGCGAAGGTGTCGCAGCGGCCGAGGTCGCCGCTCTCGAACCCGCGGCGGAACCAGCGCACCCGCTGCTCCGAGCTGCCGTGGGTGAAGCTGTCCGGCACCACGCGCCCGCCCCCCTGGCGCTGGAGCCGGTCGTCGCCGATCGCGGCGGCCGCGCGCAGCGCCTCCTCGAGGTCGCCGGGCTCCAGCAGCCGGGCGGACTGGTTCGCGCGGTTGCCCCAGACGCCGGCCAGGCAGTCGGACTGCAGCTCGAGCAGGACGGAGAGGCGGTTGGCCTCGCGCTTGCCGGCGCGGGCACGGGCATCGCGCACCTTGCCCTCGATGCCGAGCAGGTTCTGGACGTGGTGGCCGACCTCGTGCGCGACGACGTAGGCCTGCGCGAAGTCCCCCGGGGCCCCGAAGCGCCGCCGGAGGTCGTCGAAGAAGGAGAGGTCCAGGTAGACCTTCCGGTCGGGCGGGCAGTAGAACGGGCCGGTCGCCGAGCCGGCCATGCCGCAGGCCGAGTCCACCGCCTCGGTGAAGAGCACCAGCTTCGGCGGCGCGTACGAGCGGCCGCCCTCGCGGAAGACCGCCCCCCAGGTGTCCTCGGTGGAGGCGAGCACCACCGAGACGAACTCGGCGAGCGCGTTCTCGGCCGCCGGGCGCGGCTCGGCGCGCTGCTCGACCGCGGTGCCGCCGCCGGTGGGGACCATGTTCACGATGGTGGAAGGGTCGACGCCCAGGTAGAGCGCGACGAGCACGATCACGATCGTCCCGAGCCCGCCCCCGGCGATGCCCCGACCGATGCGCAGGCCGCGCCGGTCCTCGACGTTGTCGCTTCGTCGCCCGCTCTCCCAGCGCACGGCCGCTACAGCCCCTTGGCCCGCAGCACGTCCGCCACCGGCCGGCGCGGGCTGCGGATCCTGTTCAGCGGGTCCTCGCGGTCGGCGTGGCCGAGGGCGATGCCGATCGCGACCGCGAGCGTCTCCGGGACGCCGAGTTCCGCGCGGACGATGTCGGGCCAGGCCGCAAGCATGACCGCGGGGATGGAGTCGAGGCCGGCCTCGGCCGCCGCGAGCATCAGGCTCTGGGCAAACGCGCCGAGGTCGTAGAGCGACCAGGGCGAGAGCGACTTGTCCAGGCACAGCCAGGCCACGGCCGGCGCGTCGAACAGGCGGTGGTTGCGCCGGGTCAGCCCGCGGCGGGCCTCGGCGTCCTCGCGCGCCACGCCGAGGATGCCGAAGCGCTGGCGCATCAGCTCCGCGGTGCGCTCGCGGTGCGCCTCGGGCCACGACGTCGGCGCCTCCGTCTCCAGCGCCAGCGCGGCTCCCTGCTCCGCGCGCTGCAGGTACCCCTGCCGGATGCGCTCGAGCGCCTCGCCGGCGGCGACAAAGACCTCCCACGGCTGGGTGTTGGCCCACGAGGGCGCGCGGCACGCCGCCGCGACGACGGCCTCGACCTGCGCGCGGGCCACCGGCTCCCTCGTGAAGGCCCGACAGGAAAAGCGTGCGTCCAATGCCTCCCGAACGTTCATGGCTGGAACCTCCCCGGACATCCGTGTCGGAGGCAATCTCGCCCTGTCGTCCGCGGCTGTCAAGCGCACCGCCGGGAACAATCCGTGAGAGAATGATGTCTCCCCGGACGGGACAACACCCCGGGGGGAAGGACGACCATGGCCAGGACCAATCTCTTTTTCGCAACCACGTTCGCCGCCGCCGTCGCGCTTGCGGGCGTTGCCGCGCCTGCCGGGGCGGCCAGCGTGGGCTTCTACGGCACGTTCGGCGGCGGCGCCGCGGGAGGGAACGACGAGGGCGGGACGAGCGGCAGCTGGGACTGGGACCGCGACACCACGCACGCGGGCGGGGGGCTCACGATCGACACCTCCGGCGGCTACTCCCCGATCAACTACCGGCTCGGCCTCGGCTGGGAGCACATCGAGGCGCAAGGCGAGCGCGGCGAGGCCGACCGCGCGCTGCAGGGTCTCGTGATCGACAACGACCTGACCTTCGATGTGCTCCGGGGCCCGGCATCCAGGTTCTGGGTCGGCCCCGAGTTGCGGCTCGGCTTCCTCCACGGCTCGCTCGACGATTCGACGCCGGGAGACCGGAACTTCTACGCGGCCGGCGTAGGGCCGGTGCTCGGTTTCGACCTCGGGCTCGGCCCCGGCGCGGCCCTCTCGTGGAAGTTCGGCTACCTGTACACCTGGTATTACACCGACGACGACTCCTGGGACAGCGGCGACCACAATGACCACGCCGAGATGGACGAGGGCCACGCCTTCGTGACCATGGCGCTGCTCTTCCGGCTCTGGGAAGGGCCCCATGCCGGCCAGCAGGGCGCGCCGCCTC encodes:
- a CDS encoding neutral zinc metallopeptidase — translated: MRWESGRRSDNVEDRRGLRIGRGIAGGGLGTIVIVLVALYLGVDPSTIVNMVPTGGGTAVEQRAEPRPAAENALAEFVSVVLASTEDTWGAVFREGGRSYAPPKLVLFTEAVDSACGMAGSATGPFYCPPDRKVYLDLSFFDDLRRRFGAPGDFAQAYVVAHEVGHHVQNLLGIEGKVRDARARAGKREANRLSVLLELQSDCLAGVWGNRANQSARLLEPGDLEEALRAAAAIGDDRLQRQGGGRVVPDSFTHGSSEQRVRWFRRGFESGDLGRCDTFAAREM
- a CDS encoding choice-of-anchor Q domain-containing protein, giving the protein MMAGTGPRCARSLRFWLLALLLAGGIAHAGAARAGEQAFIRTGTSALTAFDAADFVPLGSVPLTGTSLWGLATSPATQRLYAFDINTQTVLAVDVVRRAVVETIPLTELRFTPYGMAVSADGKRLYFAAQNRALGLIAIDLERRLLMAEVAVPYAQRVVPHPTLDKLWVTTKTGELFTLRASDLSILAHQQLQGAEIALSDDGARLYLTGDRSSLLVMDAATDAVLGQIPTGFHATAFRIAGRWAYLGHKELGVLRVIDLVDGHLETDITLDTGQYVRVGGIDATADGSRVVVLLDNNLRYKFAVVDGAAHTLLGLHEGVSGSVYCSSRFVMPVTVPQSVFTVNSTADVPDAARGDGVCETAAGNGVCTLRAAVQEGNAAAGTALIEVPAGEYALSIPGADEDGGATGDLDVSGRLTIHGAGSETTVVDGGALDRVLDVAAGGSLGLAGVTVRNGRLPFRGQASLENGGGAGLRNQGVLTLSGVAVADNRTEGFGGAGVHSTGVLRAEDCTFSGNSSVGSICWLDILGNQVCGESGGVAAVYARQAEIRDSRFTANASAVAVRIDGSLERCVVSDNEARGVVATSVSRSTISGNRGPGCSAGLVTDSTVSGNVNTDPDGCGGGIAWLEPYHKLVVARSTISGNAASRGGGVCAQFFEMENATVSGNAATGDGGGIFVREYDEWNHVRNCTITGNTADSDGDGSGDGGGIFNQHPDTYYDTHLTNTILAGNVDRGGQAPDCAGYLGSSQFNLVGDAAGCGFDALEWDVVGSPESPIDPGLAPLADNGGPTATHALLAGSPAVDGGHPYIFPATDQRGVARPQDGDLDGTAHSDIGAFELAPLSWKITAAAGPNGSITPVGEVVVADGGSSIFAIAPDARYRVADVLVDGASVGPVNTWSFDEVSADHTITATFEAEPVLWTIAASAGPNGSITPAGAVVVPDGGSRSFAIAPDTHYHVADVQVDGASVGPVNALYFDGVTADHIVAATFAIDTYTVTANAWVNGSIWPKGRITVPHGGSVTFRVVPRAGYRVARLVVDGRNVGPRTWFRISGCSGNHSIQARFSRIY
- a CDS encoding nitroreductase; translated protein: MSGEVPAMNVREALDARFSCRAFTREPVARAQVEAVVAAACRAPSWANTQPWEVFVAAGEALERIRQGYLQRAEQGAALALETEAPTSWPEAHRERTAELMRQRFGILGVAREDAEARRGLTRRNHRLFDAPAVAWLCLDKSLSPWSLYDLGAFAQSLMLAAAEAGLDSIPAVMLAAWPDIVRAELGVPETLAVAIGIALGHADREDPLNRIRSPRRPVADVLRAKGL